One region of Oncorhynchus keta strain PuntledgeMale-10-30-2019 chromosome 24, Oket_V2, whole genome shotgun sequence genomic DNA includes:
- the LOC118357603 gene encoding leucine zipper putative tumor suppressor 2 homolog — protein sequence MGSVSSLIAQRPGPAHLVRHYRPVDVVPEPGATRLHRTTLGATSCLASFDTSQDPLHSSLTPPGNRKPLMVIGSSKDSGTNGNYSYLNQDYVGDWNDNTVVHGSPGTGIDTGEAKDRQLGSLNGNVEEPPPKLVPVSGKLEKNMEKTVIRPTAFKPVVPKCHNSTQFLSPRHNRASLSDCQNNLNLLSPGSQMDTLPPCSENRNSYSGGRHTGRGSQTCSMSDSGRNSLTSLPPYGSIPCSLAPADYPPGSAHLEPTKTAHGHSNSDSGCSSSSKSTGSVSGRGQPLSDSGSSERSPAPVEGGYEGVVRDLEDKLRERNVELQQLRDNLDENEVAICQVYEEKQKRCELELEELRQSCATRMQTQSQKAQRAQQVLQLQVFQLQQEKKLLQEDFGQLLQEREKLEERCTSYEKIQLGSRLDETKWEVCQKSGEISLLKQQMKDVQGELAQRMGEIVSLRGQLRDSLGELTTSQGLLQEANTAGHTRTMELEVCQNELQRRKSEAQLLRQKVGRLEEETARLRASATNQTSLQSPAHNGGGGRQCQAFPEGEEPHLLTYESDEARAYESEALQSLRLQMDGLRAELVTERQRGEEQACSFEEEHRVWQEEKDKVIQYQKQLQQNYVGMYRRNRALERMLRKLSLELETRDELEEQDEGSGNEINFDEITATEI from the exons ATGGGCTCCGTCAGCAGCCTTATCGCCCAGCGCCCCGGCCCGGCCCACCTGGTGCGTCACTACCGGCCCGTTGATGTTGTCCCCGAGCCGGGCGCCACCAGGCTCCACAGAACCACGTTGGGCGCCACTTCCTGCCTGGCCTCTTTTGACACATCTCAGGATCCGCTGCACAGTAGCCTCACTCCGCCTGGCAACAGGAAGCCTTTGATGGTGATTGGCTCCAGTAAGGACAGCGGGACCAATGGGAATTACTCGTATCTGAACCAGGACTATGTGGGAGACTGGAATGACAACACTGTGGTTCATGGAAGCCCTGGGACCGGGATTGACACAGGGGAGGCCAAGGATCGGCAGCTTGGGAGCCTCAACGGGAACGTGGAAGAACCCCCTCCCAAACTGGTCCCTGTGTCAGGGAAGCTGGAGAAG AACATGGAGAAAACAGTGATCCGGCCCACTGCCTTCAAACCCGTCGTCCCAAAGTGTCACAACTCCACGCAGTTCCTTTCCCCTCGCCACAACAGGGCCAGTCTATCAGACTGCCAGAACAACCTCAACCTGTTGTCACCTGGTAGCCAGATGGACACCTTGCCGCCCTGCTCGGAGAATCGCAACTCTTACAGCGGCGGGCGCCACACGGGCAGGGGCAGCCAGACCTGCTCCATGTCTGACTCGGGACGGAATTCCCTGACGAGCCTGCCCCCCTATGGCAGCATCCCCTGCAGCCTGGCGCCCGCAGACTACCCGCCTGGCAGTGCCCACCTGGAGCCCACGAAGACCGCACACGGGCACTCCAACTCGGACAGTGGGTGCTCCTCGTCCAGTAAGAGCACAGGATCGGTGAGCGGACGTGGCCAGCCCCTGTCGGACAGCGGGTCGAGCGAGCGCTCGCCAGCCCCTGTGGAGGGGGGGTACGAGGGGGTAGTGAGGGACCTGGAGGATAAGCTGAGGGAGAGAAACGTGGAGCTGCAGCAGCTCCGAGACAACCTGGACGAGAACGAAGTGGCTATATGCCAG GTTTATGAGGAGAAGCAGAAGCGCTGTGAGCTGGAGCTGGAGGAGTTGCGTCAGAGCTGCGCCACGCGGATGCAGACCCAGTCCCAGAAGGCCCAGCGTGCccagcaggtgctccagctgcaGGTCTTCCAGCTGCAACAGGAGAAGAAGCTGCTCCAGGAGGACTTCGGCCAGCTGCTGCAGGAGAGGGAGAAGCTGGAGGAGCGCTGTACCTCCTACGAGAAGATTCAGTTAGGGTCCAGGCTGGATGAGACCAAGTGGGAG GTGTGTCAGAAGTCTGGGGAGATCTCCCTGCTGAAGCAGCAGATGAAAGATGTCCAGGGGGAGCTGGCTCAGCGCATGGGGGAGATCGTCTCTCTGCGTGGACAGCTTCGGGACTCCCTTGGCGAGCTCACCACCAGCCAGGGCCTGCTGCAAGAGGCCAACACTGCCGGCCACACGCGCACCATGGAACTGGAGGTGTGCCAGAACGAGCTGCAGCGCCGCAAGAGTGAGGCCCAGCTCCTCCGCCAGAAGGTGGGCCGACTGGAGGAGGAGACCGCCCGCCTCCGTGCTTCCGCCACCAATCAGACAAGCCTCCAGAGCCCCGCCCACAATGGTGGTGGAGGCAGGCAGTGCCAGGCCTTCCCAGAGGGGGAGGAGCCACACTTGTTGACCTATGAGAGCGACGAGGCCAGGGCCTATGAGAGCGAGGCCCTCCAGAGCCTCCGGCTGCAGATGGACGGTCTGAGGGCGGAGTTAGTCACAGAACGCCAGCGGGGGGAGGAGCAGGCATGTAGCTTTGAGGAGGAGCACAGGGTCTGGCAGGAGGAAAAGGACAAGGTGATCCAGTATCAGAAGCAGCTGCAGCAGAACTACGTGGGGATGTACCGGAGGAACCGGGCGCTGGAGCGAATGCTGCGCAAGCTCAGTCTAGAACTGGAGACCCGGGACGAGCTGGAGGAGCAGGATGAAGGCAGTGGCAACGAGATCAACTTTGACGAGATCACCGCTACTGAGATCTGA